In Zunongwangia profunda SM-A87, the following proteins share a genomic window:
- a CDS encoding sensor histidine kinase: MSLRLILNILKKIIFHSLYWNAVLFFYMFFFAIEDSDLWLSAQFSLALMPVTIGTTYTFSYTLMPNYLYRRKYFLFGLYSFYALVISASLIIFSAFYGYLLSVGLEWEGSYPVSKGLTFIFFAVYLVIAFGCSLSLTKSYFKTLNKNEELKNTLLENELQLKIQELQYLKMQIHPHFLFNTLNTIYGLALTKKDSAPGMILKLADLLDYILYETNKNKVPLHREIQHLKDYIELENLRFGNRLIAEISIADFSTDIEIPPMLFLPFLENSFKHGKSAEGILNIKWKLEIIEDQLLFLLKNSVPARKEILDQNSGIGLENIQKRLKYIYGEAYGLEVITTKKSYSVLLKIPINF; encoded by the coding sequence ATGTCACTACGCTTGATTTTAAATATTTTAAAGAAGATCATATTCCATAGCCTGTATTGGAATGCCGTACTTTTCTTTTATATGTTCTTTTTTGCGATAGAGGATTCAGATTTGTGGTTATCTGCACAATTTTCTCTTGCGTTAATGCCGGTAACTATCGGCACTACCTATACTTTTTCGTATACTTTAATGCCTAATTACCTTTACAGGAGAAAATATTTTTTATTTGGTCTTTATTCATTTTATGCTCTTGTTATTTCGGCTTCATTAATCATTTTTTCAGCATTTTATGGCTATCTACTTAGTGTAGGCTTGGAGTGGGAGGGAAGTTACCCTGTTTCTAAAGGATTAACCTTTATATTTTTTGCGGTGTATTTGGTCATTGCTTTTGGCTGTAGTTTAAGCCTAACCAAATCTTATTTTAAAACCTTGAACAAAAATGAAGAATTAAAAAATACTTTATTAGAGAATGAATTACAGCTTAAAATTCAGGAATTACAGTATTTAAAAATGCAAATTCATCCTCATTTCCTATTCAATACCCTAAATACGATTTATGGTTTGGCGCTCACCAAAAAAGATTCGGCACCGGGAATGATCTTAAAACTGGCCGATTTACTGGATTATATTTTATATGAAACCAATAAAAATAAGGTGCCATTACATCGAGAGATACAACACCTAAAAGACTATATTGAGTTAGAGAATCTTCGTTTTGGTAACCGGTTAATTGCTGAAATAAGTATTGCTGATTTTTCAACTGATATTGAAATTCCACCTATGCTTTTTCTACCATTCCTGGAAAATTCATTTAAACATGGAAAATCTGCTGAAGGAATTCTGAATATAAAATGGAAGCTCGAAATTATCGAAGATCAATTGCTATTTTTACTGAAGAATTCGGTACCAGCACGCAAGGAAATTTTAGACCAAAATTCTGGAATTGGTCTTGAAAATATCCAAAAACGCCTAAAGTATATTTATGGAGAGGCGTATGGTTTAGAAGTTATCACAACAAAAAAGTCTTACTCAGTTTTACTAAAAATTCCTATCAATTTTTAG
- a CDS encoding LytR/AlgR family response regulator transcription factor has translation MPAPINCILVDDEPVALDIMENHLSKIEGIHVLERCSNATEAFNIISKENVHLIFLDINMPGISGISFAKSINKNLQIIFVTAYREYAIDGFDLHATDYLLKPVSFDRLLDAINNYRKNHSEKEITKIAEKEAEFIFVKIDRQMVKIDFKELLYIESYADYLKIHLLTDTKITRETISAIEEKLPKSKFLRTHRSFIVSITKIESYTNEQVVLRQKSIPISRSFKEQVLEKLAEFH, from the coding sequence ATGCCCGCACCCATTAATTGTATTCTTGTAGATGATGAGCCCGTTGCGCTGGATATTATGGAAAATCATCTTTCTAAAATTGAAGGCATTCATGTCTTAGAAAGATGTAGCAATGCAACTGAAGCATTTAATATAATTAGTAAAGAAAATGTTCACCTTATCTTTTTGGATATCAACATGCCGGGAATTTCAGGGATTTCTTTTGCGAAATCGATCAATAAGAACCTTCAGATTATATTCGTCACCGCTTACCGGGAATATGCTATAGATGGTTTTGATTTGCATGCAACCGACTATTTATTAAAACCTGTTTCTTTTGATCGTTTGTTAGATGCGATTAATAATTACCGGAAAAATCATTCAGAAAAGGAAATTACCAAAATCGCTGAAAAGGAAGCGGAATTTATTTTTGTAAAAATAGATCGTCAAATGGTGAAAATCGACTTTAAGGAGTTGCTTTATATCGAGAGTTATGCTGATTATTTAAAAATCCATCTACTCACTGATACGAAGATCACCAGAGAAACCATTAGTGCTATTGAAGAGAAATTACCAAAATCTAAATTTCTAAGAACACATAGATCGTTTATCGTTTCGATCACTAAAATTGAATCGTATACGAATGAACAGGTAGTACTAAGACAAAAATCGATCCCCATAAGCCGAAGTTTTAAAGAACAGGTCCTGGAAAAATTAGCTGAATTTCATTAA
- a CDS encoding Hep_Hag family protein — MKIITPNRVFSALFFILINFTSGIAQVGIGTDSPDASSILDIKSKNAGLLIPRLELKGINYSTPVSKPANGLLVYNINTQNDVTPGFYFWANDKWNRISETVNAWNTSGNKNTTDDNFLGTTDSRPLNFRVADNKIASFGTSNNISFGLNATAANRNAIAIGDQANAATSNSIAFGYVSNSTGDNAVSIGWDAIASGKDAYAIGRSSRSENSNTVAIGRDANANGANGISLGVGAKSSGSNATAIGYQANATQDNSIILGNSSSSSNRVGIGTNTPNQTSILDVNSTSKGALIPRMTAAQRTAITNPATGLLVYDTTRKCLSQQVGTPSSPDWVCISGNVVRFFYLPSLNIDTSTKGTGRTVNLYQSYKDQFSSPVVSSPGASGIPYFKSASDLEYYVTAYDTSVLSNLSINSNGVLTYDVIGSATPCSFINVVLVVK; from the coding sequence ATGAAAATAATTACACCTAATAGGGTCTTTTCTGCCCTATTTTTCATTTTAATCAATTTTACTTCCGGTATTGCCCAGGTGGGTATAGGAACAGATTCTCCAGATGCCTCTTCTATTTTAGATATAAAGAGTAAAAATGCAGGATTATTAATTCCTCGTCTAGAATTAAAAGGAATAAATTATAGTACTCCGGTATCGAAACCTGCAAATGGATTGCTTGTTTACAATATAAACACGCAGAATGATGTAACCCCGGGATTTTATTTCTGGGCAAACGATAAATGGAATCGGATTTCAGAAACAGTAAATGCCTGGAATACGAGTGGTAACAAGAACACGACAGACGATAACTTTTTGGGTACTACAGATAGCAGACCTCTAAATTTTAGAGTGGCAGATAATAAAATTGCCTCTTTTGGAACCAGCAATAACATAAGTTTTGGATTGAATGCTACTGCAGCAAACCGTAATGCTATTGCTATTGGAGATCAAGCCAATGCGGCGACTTCAAATAGTATTGCATTTGGATATGTCTCGAATTCAACGGGAGATAACGCAGTTTCCATAGGATGGGATGCCATCGCTTCAGGGAAGGATGCTTATGCAATAGGTCGTAGTTCTCGTTCTGAAAATTCGAATACTGTAGCTATTGGCCGCGATGCTAATGCAAATGGCGCTAACGGGATATCTTTAGGAGTAGGAGCAAAGAGCAGCGGGAGTAATGCTACAGCCATTGGTTATCAGGCTAATGCTACCCAGGATAACTCAATAATTTTAGGCAATTCTAGTAGTTCATCAAATAGAGTGGGAATTGGTACCAATACGCCAAATCAAACTTCGATATTAGATGTGAACAGTACGTCTAAGGGAGCTTTGATTCCCCGGATGACTGCTGCACAAAGAACAGCAATTACAAACCCTGCTACTGGTTTATTGGTTTACGATACTACGAGAAAATGCCTAAGTCAACAAGTAGGAACACCATCTTCTCCAGATTGGGTTTGTATTTCTGGAAACGTTGTGCGGTTCTTTTATTTACCAAGTTTAAATATTGATACTTCTACTAAAGGTACCGGAAGAACGGTAAACCTTTACCAATCTTATAAAGATCAATTTTCTTCTCCAGTAGTATCAAGCCCGGGGGCTTCAGGAATTCCTTATTTTAAATCTGCTTCAGATTTGGAGTATTATGTAACCGCCTATGATACTTCAGTTTTATCGAATCTTTCCATCAATAGTAATGGTGTTCTTACCTATGATGTGATAGGTAGTGCTACCCCCTGTTCTTTTATAAACGTAGTGTTAGTTGTAAAATAA
- the lpdA gene encoding dihydrolipoyl dehydrogenase, with protein MSTYDVAVIGSGPGGYVAAIRCAQLGMKTAIIEKYSTLGGTCLNVGCIPSKALLDSSHHYHDAVKHFEDHGIEISGEVKVNLEKMMDRKASVVSQTCDGVKFLMDKNKIDVFEGIGSFKDKTHINIEKNDGETETIEAKKTIIATGSKPANLPFIELDKERVITSTEALKLKEIPKHLIIIGGGVIGLELGQVYKRLGADVSVVEYMDRIIPTMDSALSKELTKVLKKQGVKFYTSTKVKSVERNGDEIVVKADDKKDKEVELKGDYCLVSVGRRPYTDGLNADAAGVEIDDKGRIAVNEHLQTNVENIYAIGDVVKGVMLAHKAEEEGSFVAEVIAGQKPHINYNLIPGVVYTWPEVASVGKTEEQLKEDGVKYKEGKFPMRALGRSRASGDIDGMIKILADEKTDEVLGVHMIGARTADLIAEAVTAMEFRASAEDIARMSHAHPTYAEAVKEAALAATDNRAIHV; from the coding sequence ATGAGTACATATGATGTTGCAGTTATAGGTTCTGGCCCAGGTGGATACGTGGCAGCCATACGCTGCGCACAACTGGGAATGAAAACTGCAATCATAGAAAAATATTCCACTCTTGGTGGGACTTGTTTAAACGTAGGTTGTATTCCTAGTAAAGCCCTTTTGGATTCTTCACATCATTATCACGATGCGGTAAAGCATTTTGAGGATCACGGAATCGAAATCTCAGGAGAAGTGAAAGTGAATCTTGAAAAGATGATGGATCGTAAAGCCTCTGTGGTTAGTCAAACCTGTGATGGGGTTAAATTCTTAATGGATAAGAATAAAATTGATGTTTTTGAAGGAATTGGTTCCTTTAAAGATAAAACTCATATCAATATTGAGAAAAATGACGGTGAAACCGAAACCATAGAAGCTAAAAAAACCATTATAGCTACGGGAAGTAAACCGGCAAATCTTCCGTTTATAGAGTTAGATAAAGAGCGGGTAATCACCTCAACTGAAGCCTTAAAGTTAAAAGAAATTCCGAAGCATTTAATTATTATCGGTGGTGGTGTAATTGGTCTTGAGTTAGGCCAGGTGTATAAGCGACTTGGTGCAGATGTTTCTGTAGTGGAGTATATGGATAGAATTATACCAACGATGGATAGTGCCCTTTCTAAGGAACTTACTAAGGTTTTAAAAAAACAAGGAGTAAAGTTCTATACGAGCACCAAAGTAAAATCTGTTGAGCGTAACGGAGATGAAATTGTTGTAAAAGCAGATGATAAAAAAGATAAAGAAGTAGAACTTAAAGGAGACTACTGTTTGGTTTCAGTAGGAAGACGTCCTTATACAGATGGTTTGAATGCCGATGCCGCCGGAGTAGAGATTGATGATAAAGGTCGTATTGCAGTAAATGAGCATTTACAAACAAATGTCGAAAATATTTATGCTATTGGTGATGTGGTAAAAGGCGTAATGCTGGCACATAAAGCTGAAGAAGAAGGTAGCTTCGTAGCTGAAGTTATTGCCGGGCAAAAACCGCATATAAATTACAATCTTATTCCTGGAGTGGTGTATACCTGGCCAGAAGTAGCCTCTGTAGGTAAAACTGAAGAGCAATTAAAAGAAGATGGAGTAAAATATAAAGAAGGCAAATTCCCAATGCGGGCTTTAGGTCGTTCAAGAGCAAGTGGAGATATTGATGGAATGATCAAAATCCTTGCGGATGAAAAAACGGATGAAGTACTTGGTGTTCATATGATTGGCGCCCGTACGGCAGATCTTATTGCTGAAGCCGTCACCGCGATGGAATTTAGAGCCTCTGCAGAGGATATCGCACGGATGAGCCACGCGCATCCAACTTACGCTGAAGCTGTAAAAGAAGCTGCATTGGCCGCGACAGATAATCGTGCAATACACGTGTAG
- the nhaC gene encoding Na+/H+ antiporter NhaC, translating to MENHTPHAEENVTKKELSIWAALIPVFALIIMLGFNVLVVYGDEALSGSNQFILLLGGAVAAIVGYFNKVKFDSMIDEVAKNIQSTAGAILILLMVGALAGTWLISGIIPTMIYYGLQILNPTIFLAATVIICSVISVATGSSWTTSATVGIALVGIADALGIPLGMTAGAILSGAYFGDKMSPLSDTTNLAPAMAGTDLFTHIRYMAITTVPTIVVTLIIFVIIGLNLDTTGSTDTSAILNAIDASFNITPWLFVVPALVIFLIVRKTSPLIALLVGTLLGAVAALIFQPNIVLEISGSDELTFVSAYRGIMDAITVDTAIETQSAALNDLFASSGMAGMLGTIWLIICAMVFGGIMDAIGALARISKALLNLFDSVFGLFASTVISCLALNVTASDQYLAIVVPGKMFAKAYKDKGLAPENLSRTLEDSGTVTSVLIPWNTCGAYHSGVLGVPVLSYVGYCFFNYLSPFMTLLFAAFRIKIKELGSPETRTA from the coding sequence ATGGAAAACCATACTCCCCACGCTGAAGAAAACGTCACCAAAAAAGAGCTAAGTATTTGGGCTGCATTAATACCCGTATTTGCGCTTATCATCATGCTTGGATTTAATGTTCTCGTGGTATATGGAGATGAGGCTTTAAGTGGTTCTAATCAATTTATTTTGCTTTTGGGGGGCGCTGTAGCGGCGATTGTAGGGTACTTTAATAAGGTAAAGTTTGATAGCATGATCGACGAAGTAGCTAAAAACATCCAAAGTACGGCAGGAGCAATTTTAATCTTATTAATGGTTGGGGCTTTAGCAGGTACCTGGCTTATCAGCGGAATTATTCCGACTATGATTTACTACGGGTTGCAAATTCTAAATCCTACTATATTCCTTGCTGCTACGGTAATTATCTGTTCTGTGATTTCTGTAGCTACAGGCAGTAGCTGGACCACTTCAGCAACCGTAGGTATTGCTCTTGTAGGAATTGCTGATGCTCTGGGTATTCCGTTAGGAATGACGGCCGGTGCCATTCTCTCCGGAGCTTATTTTGGTGATAAAATGTCTCCATTGAGTGATACCACCAATCTTGCACCTGCGATGGCAGGAACAGATCTTTTTACTCATATTAGATATATGGCAATTACCACTGTACCGACAATCGTTGTCACATTGATCATCTTTGTGATTATTGGTCTTAATTTAGATACCACTGGTTCTACAGATACTTCCGCCATTTTAAATGCCATAGATGCATCATTCAATATCACACCATGGTTGTTTGTAGTGCCTGCCCTGGTAATTTTTCTAATTGTTAGAAAAACCTCACCATTAATCGCTTTATTAGTTGGCACTCTTTTAGGAGCTGTAGCCGCTTTAATTTTTCAACCAAACATCGTACTCGAAATTAGCGGAAGCGATGAACTTACCTTTGTTAGCGCTTACCGCGGAATTATGGATGCCATAACAGTAGACACTGCTATAGAAACACAGTCTGCCGCTTTAAACGATCTTTTTGCTTCTAGCGGAATGGCAGGAATGCTGGGAACTATCTGGTTAATTATATGTGCTATGGTTTTTGGCGGGATCATGGATGCCATTGGGGCTTTAGCCAGAATAAGCAAAGCACTGCTAAACCTCTTTGATAGTGTATTTGGACTTTTTGCCAGTACAGTGATAAGCTGTCTTGCTCTTAACGTTACAGCATCAGACCAATACCTGGCCATAGTGGTTCCCGGAAAAATGTTTGCCAAAGCCTATAAAGATAAGGGCCTTGCTCCAGAAAACCTGAGTAGAACCTTAGAAGATTCAGGTACGGTTACTTCAGTACTCATCCCATGGAATACTTGTGGTGCTTATCATAGCGGAGTGCTGGGCGTTCCGGTACTTTCTTATGTTGGCTATTGCTTTTTCAATTATTTGAGTCCGTTTATGACTTTATTATTTGCTGCTTTCCGAATAAAAATTAAGGAACTGGGGTCTCCCGAGACACGTACCGCATAG
- a CDS encoding peroxiredoxin, producing the protein MSIVGKKFPNLSVNAMNDLGDTFKLNVLEEAQKNNKKVLLFWYPKDFTFVCPTELHAFQAALEEFEKRNVMVIGASCDTPEVHFAWLNTPKDDGGIEGVTYPILADSNRNLSSRLGILDITGESYDEETGDITLEGDNVTYRATYLIDEEGTVFHEGVNHMPLGRNVQEFLRLIDAYTHVQKNGEVCPANWEEGKDAMKADRKGVADYLSLN; encoded by the coding sequence ATGTCTATTGTAGGTAAAAAATTTCCAAATCTAAGTGTTAACGCAATGAACGATTTAGGAGATACATTCAAATTAAATGTATTAGAAGAAGCTCAAAAAAACAATAAGAAAGTATTATTATTTTGGTACCCAAAAGATTTTACTTTTGTTTGCCCAACAGAATTACACGCTTTCCAAGCTGCATTAGAAGAGTTTGAAAAAAGAAATGTAATGGTAATTGGTGCATCTTGTGACACTCCTGAAGTTCACTTTGCATGGCTAAATACTCCGAAAGATGATGGAGGTATCGAAGGAGTTACGTACCCAATATTAGCAGATTCTAACCGTAATTTAAGTTCTCGTTTAGGAATTCTTGATATTACTGGAGAATCTTACGATGAAGAAACCGGAGATATCACTCTAGAAGGTGACAATGTTACTTATAGGGCAACTTACCTTATCGACGAAGAAGGAACTGTATTCCACGAAGGCGTGAATCATATGCCATTAGGCCGTAATGTACAGGAATTCTTAAGATTGATTGACGCTTATACACATGTACAAAAAAACGGTGAGGTTTGTCCTGCAAACTGGGAAGAAGGTAAAGATGCAATGAAAGCCGATAGAAAAGGCGTTGCTGATTACCTTAGCTTAAACTAA
- a CDS encoding thioredoxin family protein: MMKTLDQDNLNEIVSSNETVVVQYMAGWCGNCRLMKPKFKKLSGENENVEFILVDAEKYPESRKLANVNNLPTFATFKNGEFVNQVQTNKFDVLKDLVNEVTSN; encoded by the coding sequence ATGATGAAGACATTAGATCAAGATAATTTAAATGAAATTGTTTCCAGTAACGAAACTGTAGTGGTACAGTATATGGCTGGCTGGTGTGGTAACTGCCGACTTATGAAACCTAAATTTAAAAAATTGTCGGGTGAAAATGAGAACGTAGAATTTATTTTAGTCGATGCGGAGAAGTATCCGGAGAGTAGAAAACTGGCTAATGTAAATAACCTACCAACCTTTGCCACGTTTAAAAATGGAGAATTTGTAAATCAGGTTCAAACAAATAAGTTTGACGTTCTAAAAGACTTAGTAAATGAAGTTACCAGTAATTAA
- a CDS encoding DUF6952 family protein: MKLPVIKHLQKNNEADKLQATVDVLESFTEHRSVSEEEMDVIGELITNICGAIEVHRMVSEEGMKNTDAANAFVKKVLGSIDQ; this comes from the coding sequence ATGAAGTTACCAGTAATTAAACACCTGCAAAAAAATAACGAAGCAGATAAGCTTCAGGCAACTGTAGATGTTCTGGAAAGCTTTACCGAGCACAGATCGGTTTCTGAGGAAGAAATGGACGTTATTGGTGAATTAATCACTAATATTTGTGGTGCTATAGAAGTTCATAGAATGGTAAGCGAAGAAGGAATGAAAAATACAGATGCCGCCAATGCTTTTGTGAAAAAAGTTTTAGGATCAATAGATCAGTAA
- the tpx gene encoding thiol peroxidase has protein sequence MSEISFKGERVITYGDLPAIGEKAPHFDLIKTDLSKAKLEDFKGKRVILNIFPSIDTGVCATSVRNFNERATELDNTVVLCISRDLPFAQKRFVNDEGLKNVINLSDFKEREFGKDYGVEMITGPLEGLLSRVVIVLDENLNVIHTQQVPDIAEEPNYLAALKTLL, from the coding sequence ATGTCTGAAATATCGTTTAAAGGCGAAAGAGTGATTACTTACGGAGATCTGCCTGCGATTGGTGAAAAAGCACCACATTTTGATCTTATAAAAACCGACCTGTCTAAAGCCAAACTAGAAGATTTTAAAGGAAAAAGAGTTATCCTTAATATTTTCCCGAGTATTGATACCGGAGTTTGTGCAACATCCGTACGAAATTTTAACGAGAGGGCTACCGAATTAGATAATACGGTAGTACTTTGCATCTCGAGAGATTTACCATTCGCACAAAAAAGGTTCGTAAATGATGAAGGTTTAAAAAATGTTATTAACTTGTCTGACTTTAAAGAACGTGAGTTTGGGAAAGACTACGGTGTTGAAATGATCACCGGTCCCCTTGAAGGTTTACTTTCACGGGTAGTAATCGTTCTGGATGAAAATTTAAATGTTATCCATACTCAGCAAGTGCCGGATATCGCTGAAGAACCAAATTATCTTGCTGCGTTAAAAACGCTTTTATAA
- a CDS encoding diacylglycerol kinase family protein yields the protein MKDSFLGKRIRGGGYALKGAWLLIKNEPSIQVQFAISLVVTVAGFYFNITKTEWMFQCIAVGMVMSAEGLNTAIEAIADFVHPDFHQKIGHIKDVAAGAVCIAAFIAIIIGCIIYIPYIQAL from the coding sequence ATGAAAGATAGTTTCCTTGGGAAACGTATTCGTGGTGGTGGCTATGCCTTAAAAGGCGCTTGGCTGCTTATAAAAAATGAACCCAGCATACAGGTACAATTTGCCATTTCTTTGGTTGTCACTGTTGCCGGGTTTTACTTTAATATTACAAAAACCGAATGGATGTTTCAGTGCATCGCTGTTGGAATGGTGATGAGTGCCGAAGGACTAAATACAGCTATAGAAGCCATTGCTGATTTTGTCCATCCAGATTTTCATCAAAAAATAGGTCATATAAAAGATGTTGCCGCAGGTGCCGTATGTATTGCGGCTTTTATAGCCATTATTATCGGATGCATTATTTACATCCCATATATTCAGGCTTTATAA
- a CDS encoding DNA translocase FtsK: protein MAKKKTRTKKTAKNSKKFSLRLNRHQKVVLGSFLMLFGLALIVAFVSFLFNWQADQSTLQEFSDRSVEAKNWLSKFGALISDFFIYQGFGVASFSIAVLITLSGIYLFFGMPSKKLTSFWFWGILVMIWLSIVLGFFTKHSILGGTIGFEMNDFLQDYLGFFGTVLLLFFLFIAYVALRLKITPEMIGTFVQTKKEDINAEFKAAKEASAQKMTANTTDEEQDWKKQSITKEEKTLSTDDTAPEIDFENNLSEVGSISAKTNTTSSTLEEKEQETEELAMEVETAPEEEEVDEDKLSKKLVSDFGEFDPTLELGNYKFPTLELLQDYGGGITINQKELEENKNRIVDTLKNYKIEIAQIKATVGPTVTLYEIVPEAGIRISKIKNLEDDIALSLAALGIRIIAPIPGKGTIGIEVPNKNSTIVSMRSVIASPKFQNAEMELPMALGKTISNETFVVDLAKMPHMLMAGATGQGKSVGLNAILTSLLYSKHPAEVKFVLVDPKKVELTLFNKIERHYLAKLPDTEDAIITDNNKVINTLNSLCIEMDDRYELLKDAMVRNIKEYNVKFKNRKLNPENGHKFLPYIILVVDEFADLIMTAGKEVETPIARLAQLARAVGIHLIIATQRPSVNVITGIIKANFPARIAFRVTSKIDSRTILDGPGADQLIGRGDMLFTQGSSMKRLQCAFVDTPEVDKITEFIGSQKAYPDAHMLPAYEGEESGTGLDIDVSDRDKLFREAAEVIVTAQQGSASLLQRKLKLGYNRAGRIIDQLEAAGIVGPFEGSKARQVLVTDLVALDQLLNEEPK, encoded by the coding sequence ATGGCCAAAAAGAAAACCAGAACTAAGAAAACCGCTAAAAATTCAAAGAAATTTTCGTTAAGACTTAACCGGCACCAAAAAGTGGTCCTGGGTAGTTTTCTTATGCTTTTTGGATTGGCCCTAATCGTGGCTTTTGTCTCCTTTTTGTTTAACTGGCAAGCCGATCAAAGTACCCTACAAGAATTTAGCGATCGCAGTGTAGAGGCCAAAAACTGGTTAAGTAAATTTGGTGCTTTAATTAGCGATTTCTTTATTTACCAGGGATTTGGGGTAGCTTCGTTTTCTATTGCCGTGTTAATCACCCTTTCTGGTATTTATTTATTCTTTGGGATGCCCTCTAAAAAACTAACATCATTTTGGTTTTGGGGAATTTTGGTGATGATATGGCTATCTATAGTACTTGGCTTTTTTACCAAACATTCTATTTTGGGAGGCACCATAGGTTTTGAGATGAACGATTTTCTTCAGGATTACCTGGGATTTTTTGGTACGGTGCTACTGCTTTTTTTCCTTTTCATCGCTTACGTCGCATTGCGATTAAAAATTACGCCGGAAATGATAGGTACATTTGTACAAACGAAAAAGGAAGATATCAATGCTGAATTTAAAGCAGCCAAAGAAGCTTCTGCCCAAAAAATGACCGCTAATACCACAGACGAAGAGCAGGATTGGAAAAAACAGAGTATTACAAAAGAAGAAAAAACTTTATCGACCGACGATACGGCTCCTGAAATTGATTTTGAAAATAATCTTTCTGAAGTTGGCAGCATTTCAGCAAAAACAAATACTACTTCATCTACTTTGGAAGAAAAAGAACAGGAAACTGAAGAGCTTGCCATGGAAGTAGAAACCGCCCCTGAAGAAGAAGAGGTAGATGAAGATAAGCTCAGTAAAAAATTAGTAAGTGATTTTGGTGAATTCGATCCGACCTTAGAACTTGGAAATTATAAATTCCCTACACTCGAATTATTACAGGATTATGGAGGTGGTATTACCATTAACCAAAAAGAGCTTGAGGAAAATAAGAACAGAATTGTAGATACGCTTAAAAACTACAAGATCGAAATTGCTCAAATTAAAGCTACAGTTGGCCCAACGGTAACTTTATATGAAATTGTTCCAGAAGCGGGAATCAGGATTTCAAAAATTAAAAATCTTGAAGACGATATTGCACTTTCATTAGCAGCTCTAGGAATACGAATCATCGCACCTATTCCCGGAAAAGGTACCATAGGTATCGAAGTCCCTAATAAAAATTCGACGATCGTATCGATGCGTTCTGTGATTGCTTCGCCTAAATTTCAAAATGCCGAGATGGAACTACCCATGGCACTGGGAAAAACCATTAGCAACGAAACTTTTGTGGTAGATCTTGCCAAAATGCCACACATGCTTATGGCAGGTGCAACAGGACAAGGTAAATCTGTCGGACTTAATGCGATTCTTACCTCCCTACTCTATTCTAAACATCCGGCAGAAGTAAAATTTGTACTGGTTGATCCGAAAAAAGTAGAATTAACGCTTTTTAATAAAATTGAGCGTCATTACTTAGCAAAATTACCCGATACCGAAGATGCTATTATAACCGACAACAACAAGGTTATCAACACACTGAACTCGCTTTGTATCGAAATGGATGATCGTTACGAACTACTTAAAGATGCGATGGTTCGTAATATCAAGGAATACAACGTAAAGTTTAAAAACCGAAAGTTAAATCCTGAAAACGGACATAAATTTTTACCATATATCATCCTGGTCGTAGATGAGTTTGCCGATTTGATTATGACCGCCGGTAAGGAAGTCGAAACCCCTATAGCCCGTTTAGCCCAGCTTGCACGTGCCGTAGGAATTCATTTAATTATTGCTACTCAACGACCCTCGGTAAACGTTATTACGGGGATTATCAAAGCAAACTTCCCGGCACGAATTGCCTTTAGGGTAACCTCTAAAATCGATTCGAGAACAATTTTAGATGGTCCCGGAGCCGACCAGTTAATTGGTCGTGGGGATATGCTTTTTACCCAGGGAAGCTCGATGAAGCGTTTACAATGTGCCTTTGTAGATACGCCTGAAGTAGATAAGATCACCGAATTTATTGGATCACAAAAAGCCTACCCAGATGCGCACATGCTGCCAGCTTACGAAGGTGAGGAAAGTGGCACAGGACTTGATATAGATGTGAGCGACAGAGATAAGCTATTTAGAGAAGCTGCTGAAGTTATTGTTACCGCCCAACAGGGCTCGGCATCATTACTACAGCGAAAACTAAAATTGGGGTACAACAGGGCCGGTAGAATTATAGATCAACTGGAAGCCGCCGGTATTGTCGGACCTTTTGAAGGCAGTAAAGCCAGACAGGTTTTAGTTACCGATCTTGTAGCTTTAGATCAATTACTTAATGAAGAACCTAAATAA